Genomic window (Panulirus ornatus isolate Po-2019 unplaced genomic scaffold, ASM3632096v1 CTG_5113_pilon, whole genome shotgun sequence):
ggtaatgtacagCAAGTAGGTAGTGTACAGTACGTAGGtagtgtacagtaagtaggtagtgtacAGTACGTAGGTAGTGCacagtaagtaggtaatgtacagCAAGTAGGaagtgtacagtaagtaggtagtgtacagtaagtaggtaatgtacactaagtaggtagtgtacagtaagtaggtaatgtacagtaagtaggtagtgtacagtaagtaggtagtgtacAGTAAGTAGATAGTGTACAGTTAGTAGGTAGAGTACAGCAAGTAGGTAATGTACAGCAAGTAGGTAATGTACAGCAAGTAGGtagtgtacagtaagtaggtaatgtacagtaagtaggtagagTACAGCAAGTAGGTAATGTACAGCAAGTAGGTAATGTACAGCAAGTAGGtagtgtacagtaagtaggtaatgtacagtaagtaggtaatgtacagCAAGTAGATAGTGCacagtaagtaggtagtgtatagtaagtaggtaatgtacagtaagtaggtaatgtacagtaagtaggtaatgtacagCAAGTAGGTAGTGCacagtaagtaggtagtgtatagtaagtaggtagtgtatagtaagtaggtagtgtacagtaagtaggtagtgtacagtaagtaggtagtgtacAGTCAGTAAGtagtgtacagtaagtaggtagtgtacagtaagtaggaagtgtacagtaagtaggtagtgtacagtaagtaggtaatgtacagtCAGTAAGtagtgtacagtaagtaggtagtgtacagtaagtaggaagtgtacagtaagtaggtaatgtaGAGTAAGTAGGtagtacagtaagtaggtaatgtagtgtacagtaagtaggaagtgtacagtaagtaggtagtgtataGTACGTAGGtagtgtacagtaagtaggtaatgtacagtaagtacgtagtacagtaagtaggtaatgtGCAGTAAGTAGGTcgtgtacagtaagtaggtagagtacagtaagtaggtagtgtacagtaagtaggtaatgtacagtaagtaggtagtgtacagtaagtaggtaatgtacagtaagtaggtagtgtatagtaagtaggtaatgtacagtaagtaggtagtgtatagtaagtaggtaatgtacagtaagtaggtagtgtacagtaagtaggtactgtacagtaagtaggtagtgtatagtaagtaggtagtgtacagtaagtaggtactgtatagtaagtaggtaatgtacagtaagtaggtaatgcacagtaagtaggtaatgtacagtaagtaggtaatgtacagtaagtaggtactgtaagtaagtaggtagtgtatagtaagtaggtaatgtacagtaagtaggtaatgtacagtaagtaggtagtgtatagtaagtaggtagtgcacagtaagtaggtaatgtacagtaagtaggtaatgtacagtaagtaggtagtgtatagtaagtaggtaatgtacagtaagtaggtaatgtacagtaagtaggtagtgtatagtaagtaggtaatgtacagtaagtaggtaatgtaTAGTAGTAGGTACTGTATgtaagtaggtaatgtacagtaagtaggtagtgtacagtaagtaggaagtgtacagtaagtaggtagtgtatagtaagtaggtagtgtatagtaagtaggtaatgtacagtaagtaggtaatgtacagtaagtatgtagtgtacagtaagtaggtactgtacagtaagtaggtaatgtacagtaagtatgtagtgtacagtaagtaggtactgtacagtaagtaggtagtgtatagtaagtaggtagtgtacagtaagtaggtaatgtacagtaagtaggtagtgtacagtaagtaggtaatgtacagtaagtaggtaatgtacagtaagtaggtagtgtacagtaagtaggtaatgtacagtaagtaggtaatgtacagtaagtatgtagtgtacagtaagtaggtactgtacagtaagtaggtaatgtacagtaagtatgtagtgtacagtaagtaggtactgtacagtaagtaggtagtgtataGTAAGTAGGTAGTGGTCTCGATGTTTAATTGTCAATATGTCTGTCCCCATCTTTGTCCATGGACTGTCAGTGTTCTAGGGCGTGTCTGCTGGCTaaagacacacaaacatcacatgaTTCTATGTACTGCCTGATGTCGGAGGACGTGCCAGGCCAGAAAATAAACTCCCTAGTACTTCTCAAACGGGAATTTACTCCTCAATGGCCCACATGTAGTTTGAGCTTCACTTTACCTCAGTGTGCTGGTAATCATAACCCGCTCTCCTAGCAAAAACACTCCATATTAAACAGTATTTCATCTCTGTAATTGAAATATGGCAACACTCACAGGCAGTTCACTTGTGTTAGCTGGCCAACCAACCCTTCAAGACAACTACCTTCAGTTGGCTTAGTATTTCATCCATCTCGGTGGCCTTCCTAACTTCACACAGGCTGCCGCAACGTCTTCACACAGGTGCCACGTCTTCACACAGGTGCCACGTCTTCACACAGGTGCCACGTCTTCACACAGGCTGCCGCAACGTCTTCACACAGGCTGCCGCAACGTCTTCACACAGGTGCCACATCTGAAAGGAGCCTCAGTTAAATTATGAACTGGTAACATGATTTCCTGGGGCTCACCTACACGGTCTTTAGATAAAGCATCAGCCACAGGGATGTCTTTACCTGAGTTGTGGCTCAATTTATAGTAGTACTCTCGAGTTTCATTAGCATTTCTTGTAACCGTTTGAGAGCACAAGATAAAGGCTTCTTTGTGCTTCGTAATAACGTTAACAAAACGACCGTATAAGTCGTGGTGAAATTTCTCACGACTTCAGACAATCGCCaacatttatttttctgtttGAGAACACTTTTCTCTATATGACTAAAAGATCTACTTGCTAAAGCTGCAGGTTTTCCTTCTTGTAGAAGAACTGAGTCAAGTCCATATTCACTAGCATCATTCTCCAGTGTTAACTCTTTGTTAGGGTCATCAAACACTAGTAGTGATTCATCAGCTATCATGTCTTCTACTGTCTGGAAAGACTGGTCTTGTGCTGCAGACCAGCACCAGGGAACATCATTTTTTTCAAGATTATTGAGTGGGTGGAAGACATGACACATACTAGGAAGGAATCTACACATATAACTGACCATAGCCAAAAATAATCTGAGGTTAGTTTTGGAGTCTAGGGTTGTAAATTTCTTAATTGCTTTTACTTTTTCAGAATCAGGTTGAAGGCCGCCTTGGACATCTTATATCCCATGACTGTTAAGGTGTCATACCACAATCCCATCTTGACCTTGTTGAGATGGATATCATTCCTTCTACAACATGTaagagaactttccatgtttgCATCATTATGATGTCAACTCCATGcatcatgatgtcatcaacaATGCAGACAACGCCTTTTAAACCCACTAGTGCGTCAAGCAATCATCGCTTCTGAAAAATTTCTGAGATTCGGCCCAAAGGGTAGACGCAGCCATCTACATCAATCGACCATGATATGTTTGGAATGTGGAATTTGGAAAGCTATAAGGAGTTTCAAGTCTCAAATGTCAATAGCCAGACGCCAAGTCAACTTTTGAAAAATACTCTAGACTGTCCCAACACATGAAGGTTGTCCTCAAGAAtggcaggtgtagtggtggtgtctcTGAAGAACCATATTCAGCTCTCTCGCGTCTATACAAATCCTGACTTTCCTATCCTTTGTTAGGACTCACGACAACTGGACTCATCTACAGCTTCAATTACACCCAACCTGGACGGCCTCTCTAATTCCTACTTTAGCTCAGGCTTCATGGATATTGACAAGCGCTAGTCTGTCATGGATATTGACAAGCGCTAGTCTGTCATGGATATTGACAAGCGCTAGTCTGTCATGGATACTGACAAGCGCTAGTCTGTCATGGATATTGACAAGCGCTAGTCTGTCATGATTACAGGTTTAGCATTAGGGTCAACTTTGAGAGAGTGTACACCAGGGAAGGTTCCTACTGATCCTTTCATCACGTCTACATACTCATCTTCTAACTTGGCCTTGTTCACTCCTTCAAAGATGTTGTCCTTTACCTCCACTTGACCCAtctgttggcgccagacgtatgaaagttgactgcgaaaataatggtcCATTGTGGACACgacagtctgtaagatgccttattgaatgtataagatcctaagatgccttattgaatgtataatatcccattgttgtttactggcaggaagagatcatgtttactcagcgaagtaaatcaactcagtacaccacgagactcgagctgtttgatacccccatgtgttgctccgcctcgcgcaccggtttctcctcctatggcacttgtgtgggaggaacaagtggtgcccagacccgggagcagcctttacgtgctcaagcgaactgaacttgtgtatacgtgcagcaagctgCGGTGATTACTTAatgatggcggagaaggagcaacttgaaagaggacgggcggctgctcgaggatggtgtacgagagcctccaaggctttgcggactttgcttgaactgccaactgtgtccagggtggagctggaagacgctatagcggatttagataagcgtctagacgccttggaccgagttcaagcggaatacgaactgacaataagtgaccctgagttgttggaagcagacctggacaaagcagatagtttacgcagtggtgttagagctgttcgggtgcaggctggcgaactgttggcgaaactggataagactgTCGTCCGTGAAGGGTCGGGAAGTAGGGAAGATAAGTCTACAAGTGCAAGCGCAGTgtctactagtgccagtgtgaaccttccacggttcgacttgccgaagtttagtggtgaactaacccagtggcagtcattctgggatttgttcgtggccatggtagacgactctactctaccagccatcagcaagttcacctatctgcaggccttattggaaggtgaggccaagtctgtcatccaaggcttgtcacttactgcagttaattatgctgtggcctgtaatctgttgaaggagcggtatgggaagccagagaggattatcttcgcccacattcaagctcttcttggcttgagcctgccgttcaagcctcaaggatctacgacttatgtgtccgccttgaggaagctgcaggatgacctcctgatccacatcaggagtttggaggcactgggggtgagtggcagtgagtttggcctcttcctcaccccagtgattttgtctcgtctgccgagcgacatccgtttggagtggtcgagcgaaggatcgggccacgaaagggatctcgcatggctgctggattttcttaggaaggagattgagcgccgtgaacgctcagactccttgaaggacgtgactactgctgcagggtcagacggccgcagtgtgagggagtctgagagaagacAGAAGTCTCCGAGTTCTGCATTggctcttcagacagtctcagagacatattcaggtgggtgtggattttgtaataagtcccattccagtgaaaagtgctttaaagttatcaaacttccacgtgcagaacgactggaaaatattcgttccgctgagctgtgttttaagtgcttaaatagggggcacgtagctagaggttgcaaggcaaagtgctctaagtgtaaaggcaaccataatgtccttctctgctcaaaggataatgtttcacctaagggcagggctgttagtcagccggccaaggagagtgaaggtgaaacaggagataccaatgttatgcctggtgatctagttggtgtttctcattcttcacagtttaaacaaaggtgttgtgtcttgccgacagcaaaagttaaagtgtatggaaggcatggcaagtacagtgaagctaccttgttcgactctggggcagatcgatcctatgtgtcgagtgaatttgtaaggaaggttaggcctacatgggtatcttctgaacagatgtcctattctgcttttggggggaaggaagagttctagatctacccagtgtaatatttatgacctgaagTTAGgggatgttaataatgaagtagtgtgtttacttgcagctgaagtgcccacaatatgtgctccattattacgtccttgtgttccagctgaaaccctactgccctttaagtctgtgcagttagcagatgagtatgagcgggacaggaaggtaaatgttgacattttgataggactcgatgcctattggaaatttgtaatccccaacaagaatttgcaggttgagggactagtggctcaagagacggtgtttggttggatcctatCTGGGATTTGCgcttcggcatccaagggaaatgttaagttgtctcagatgttatgcattaacaatttcaatgagaatgagttacataagttttgggatttagagtcagtgggaatttgtaacaaggaagtatatcctgatgttagcaaccatcctgtgttaaaatccttttcagagacagttaagtttaaggatgatagatacgaggttgctcttccctggaaatcagagcataagtgtagcctccaaaataatgaaaggcttgcaaggaaaagtAGCCCATTGctgttgaacgcaactgttaaacatcatcttaaaagctttcctgattctgaagttattgcagagctaaaggataacctatatgtggatgactggttgtcaggagctgacagtgcagaggaagcctttgctaagtttgttgaggcacggtcagttctatccaaggccagtatgacactttcaaagtggagctcgaactgcaatgccttaaaagacagatttaataactacttagagcccagcaagcatgcagagacCAAGGTTCTTGGTTTACATtggtgtttgactagagatagtttttcatttgatggtttagaattgaaggatcttgaggtagcatccacaaagagagcagttctcagtgtcatcagtaaattatttgatcctcttggccttctatgcccagtaatcatgatggcaaaaattatgttccaagatatttggagacttggactttcttgggatgagatcttgcctacagaattgcaacaccggtttcagaagtgggttcaaaatataaaagttcttaacacatggcaagttaatcgttgttactttccagaacttgtatggaacaagctacaaaatgtagaactgcatgcctttggagatgcttccgagaaggggtatggtgcctgtgtatacttgagagttcctgataatgacgggtcatttaaggtaagggcagcacctatcaagaaattgtcggtgccgaggttggaatTAATGTGTGGTCTTTGGgtgctaggctatctgtatttgtgaagacttccctacacttaattgatgtacaaatgtactgctggactgattctaaagtagcattgtcatggataaagggagaccctaatagatggaagacttttgtagcgaatagagtaactgagattcagagtttaatccccccagttcagtggaagcatattcctggtaaagataatccagcagaccttatttccagaggtgcctttgctgaagacttaatttcctgtacctcgtggctgaatggtcctgcttggctctctgaacacttgactcccatgcaacaggatgaggtaccagcagcactgcccattgtagaggaggtattcccagacagcccagtgacatgcttagtgtccgagcatccatcagtagggattgactacgcccgctccggtcattttacaaaagctattaagtgagtagcttgggtaataaggtttgtgaacaattgtaaacctcatgatgctgttaaatgttttgggcccttgtcttatacagagttagatcaagctaagacaaagttaataatttgtgttcagagagaaaggtacagccaagagatcaatgccttaatgcttggaaagtcactccctaagagttctgacattaggaaattcaatccttttatggatgaaaatggtcttttgagaagcaagagtcggctggaccaggctgaattaagttatgactgcaagtatcctatgattattccagcaggtcacattgccaagctgttagttagtttccaacatgtatttcttaaacacgctggtgtttccactttaatttcaacattaagatcttgttacttaattgtcggattaagaaagcttgctaaggtagggtgtagagagtgtatgattagtcgtagacatcactcacaagcttgccgtcagcctgtaTGTAGCTCCTCTTccaggactaagaattaactctgctcctcctttcactgtgacaggtgtagattatgctggaccactgttttgtgctgattttccatgcaagaagctgtacgttttgttattcatttgtggagttgtccgtgcagtacacttagagttgactaactctatgtcttatgatgattgcttacttgcctttcgtaggttttctgccagaagaggccttccatcagttatttactctgacaatgccaagacttttattagtatgtctaaacaaatgcatcagttctttggcacccttgctccccagtggaagtgccccatgctccatggtggggaggttggtgggaaagattagtccgatctgttaaattaggtctgagaaagactcttggtataaaatgtttaacaagatgtgagctagaaattgaggcatgtgtaaattccagacccttaacctttgccacagatgatcctaattctgtaagccctttaacacctcatttttttaattggacgcactgctggatttcatagagagcctaaaggtgattgccaggttcctgaaatgtcacataaggacctatgtgagcgagaaagcctgagacatcaacaacttgataagttttggaatgtgtggatgtctgactatttattgaatttaccccctatcattacaggtttcatacccagatgtaaactggagaagggatctgttgtgctggttcgggaagataattctcctcgtttgcaatggccccttggagtgattgttgagctattccctgggaaggatggaataattcgtagtgtcaaagttaagactgcaaagggagtaattagtaggccagtgcaaaaactgcataacttggagctttcatctgcaggggaggatgctacaacagatgaagctcatagtcccttacTACCAACAGATGCCgccttcccagcatatgctcaaggttctgatgaggctcactccatgacaccgtcgtcaacttatgtgtctagaacaggacgaagtgtaaagcctcctcagagactgaatatgtgagattggagggtttgagatgtattgtagatttaggttgatgatcagtatagtccctttgggtattgtttatCGTTTaattgtatcatttgcttcccagggtgagggttgagttgactcttagtgagacatttgtatttatacatcctgatgccatatgatcatgtggttgagagtaaggataggagttattaaaggtactcctatggtgggcagatgttggcgccagacgtatgaaagttgactgcgaaaataatggaatgacgcatttaatccattgtggacacgtcagtctgtaagatgccttattgaatgtataagatcctaagatgccttattgaatgtataagatcccattgttgtttactggcaggaagagatcatgtttactcagcgaagtaaatcaactcagtacaccacgagactcgagctgtttgataccccctcccatgtgttgctccgcctcgcgcaccggtttctcctcctatggcacttgtgtgggaggaacaataGTATCTCTGGCTGCCACATGAAACTTGATGATATATTTGGCATATTTCCTGAACCACATAGTGAGTTCCTGATCTTGAACAatgtatttatttctttttttttttttttttttttttttttttcatactatttgccatttcccgcgttagcgaggtagcattaagaacagagaactgggccttagagagaatatcctcacctgacccccttctctgttccttcttttggaaaattaaaaaaaacaagaaaggggaggatttccagccacccgctcccttcccttttagtcgccttctacgacacgcagggaatacgtgggaagtattctttctcccctatccccagggatataacatgaaaaatgctatgttatgattttttttttttttttttatactttgtcgctgtctcccgcgtttgcgaggta
Coding sequences:
- the LOC139748495 gene encoding uncharacterized protein, translated to MYCWTDSKVALSWIKGDPNRWKTFVANRVTEIQSLIPPVQWKHIPGKDNPADLISRGAFAEDLISCTSWLNGPAWLSEHLTPMQQDEVPAALPIVEEVFPDSPVTCLVSEHPSVGIDYARSGHFTKAIKFHTQM